One stretch of Candidatus Bathyarchaeia archaeon DNA includes these proteins:
- a CDS encoding CxxC-x17-CxxC domain-containing protein, which produces MSYPREMHKATCSDCGKECEVPFKPDGSRPVYCRECYAKRRPPRRY; this is translated from the coding sequence ATGTCATATCCAAGAGAGATGCACAAGGCGACTTGTTCTGACTGTGGGAAGGAATGTGAGGTTCCTTTTAAGCCTGATGGTAGTAGGCCAGTTTACTGTCGTGAGTGCTACGCTAAACGAAGACCACCACGGAGATATTAA
- a CDS encoding bifunctional phosphoglucose/phosphomannose isomerase gives MTSSILDDLAGMQKIDKQNAVDFYVKAASHYRESAANAAKIKPDYPTPENVILAGMGGSAIGGELLKDYTRATIKVPIEISREYHLPAYADEKSLVVLASYSGDTEETLSSFVDALRRGCMVFCVSSGGKLIKYAQKLNVPHLQVRADMPPRSAMPHMFMPLLSCMEKLGMIPDFSAEFTETVSLLEKISAENEPSKPASNNFAKTLALNLNGVTPVVYGFGIYRGASLRYKQQINENAKMPAKCESFSELNHNETMGWEGAKELAKNFGVVFLRDKAEPVEITSRIETTKALMQPSMQKMFEVWAQGESCLAKMLSTILVGDFTSIYLAMLRNVDPTPVDTVTVMKEKIEQNGVKQKILQELEKFAK, from the coding sequence TTGACAAGTTCGATTCTTGACGATTTGGCAGGTATGCAGAAGATCGACAAACAAAACGCGGTCGACTTCTACGTTAAAGCCGCCAGCCACTACAGGGAATCAGCCGCGAACGCAGCAAAAATAAAACCGGATTATCCAACGCCTGAAAACGTGATTTTGGCGGGTATGGGCGGCTCCGCAATAGGCGGCGAACTGCTCAAAGATTACACGCGCGCCACCATCAAGGTGCCTATAGAAATCAGCCGTGAATATCACCTGCCCGCGTATGCAGACGAGAAAAGCCTCGTGGTTTTGGCGAGTTACTCGGGCGACACCGAGGAAACGCTCAGCAGCTTTGTGGATGCCCTCCGCCGGGGATGCATGGTTTTCTGTGTGAGTTCAGGCGGCAAACTCATCAAATACGCCCAGAAACTTAACGTGCCCCATCTGCAGGTGCGTGCAGATATGCCGCCGCGTTCCGCTATGCCTCACATGTTCATGCCTCTGCTGTCATGCATGGAAAAGCTGGGTATGATACCCGATTTTTCTGCAGAGTTCACAGAGACCGTATCGCTTTTGGAAAAAATAAGTGCCGAGAATGAACCAAGCAAACCCGCCAGCAACAACTTTGCCAAGACATTGGCATTGAACCTGAATGGCGTCACCCCAGTGGTTTATGGGTTTGGCATCTATCGTGGCGCATCGTTACGCTACAAACAGCAAATTAACGAAAATGCTAAGATGCCCGCCAAATGTGAAAGCTTTAGCGAACTAAATCACAACGAGACTATGGGTTGGGAAGGCGCCAAAGAACTCGCCAAAAACTTTGGGGTGGTTTTTCTGCGTGACAAAGCCGAGCCAGTTGAGATTACTAGCCGCATCGAAACCACCAAAGCTTTGATGCAGCCTTCGATGCAGAAGATGTTTGAGGTTTGGGCGCAGGGAGAAAGCTGCCTTGCCAAGATGCTCAGCACCATTCTGGTGGGTGACTTCACCAGCATCTACCTTGCTATGCTTCGCAACGTGGATCCCACTCCAGTGGACACGGTTACGGTGATGAAGGAAAAAATCGAGCAAAACGGCGTAAAACAAAAAATCCTTCAGGAACTGGAAAAGTTCGCAAAATAG
- a CDS encoding putative RNA uridine N3 methyltransferase → MAKHRLAVAIPASFIADTPHLREKTSKIGFIGRAAAIFRVDEIIVYVDDLKANQSRDLDLIALLLRYMETPQYLRKRLFGLQPELQYAGILPPLRTPHHPLQSKLRDLRMGEFREGVAVSKSKAGTLVDIGVEKLVLLPNVQAALDKRLTVQVIKTVAPVEVQVADREAAPDYWGYTVSVVKGGLVELLKRRKFDLTLGTSKFATRLQDAAARLHVSWKKAQSILVLFGAPSKGLHEIARDEGVNLNDLVNYVLNTVPGQGTETVRTEEAFLATLAVLNVQFVESA, encoded by the coding sequence ATGGCAAAGCATCGGTTGGCTGTAGCAATTCCCGCCTCATTTATAGCCGACACACCGCACCTGCGCGAAAAAACCTCCAAAATCGGCTTCATCGGACGCGCCGCCGCGATATTCCGCGTGGACGAAATCATCGTTTACGTTGACGACCTCAAAGCCAATCAGAGCCGTGACTTGGACCTGATTGCGCTTTTGCTGCGTTACATGGAGACGCCCCAGTATCTGCGCAAGCGCCTTTTTGGGTTGCAACCTGAATTGCAGTACGCGGGGATTTTGCCGCCTTTACGTACGCCGCATCATCCGCTACAAAGTAAGCTTCGTGATTTGCGGATGGGTGAGTTTCGTGAAGGCGTGGCTGTTTCCAAATCAAAAGCGGGCACCTTGGTGGACATCGGCGTGGAAAAACTGGTTTTGCTTCCAAACGTGCAGGCTGCCCTTGACAAACGTTTAACTGTGCAGGTCATCAAAACGGTTGCTCCCGTGGAGGTTCAAGTTGCTGACCGTGAAGCAGCGCCTGACTACTGGGGTTACACAGTTTCAGTGGTGAAGGGTGGTCTTGTTGAGTTACTTAAACGAAGAAAATTCGACCTAACTCTGGGCACCTCCAAGTTTGCAACTCGGCTTCAAGACGCCGCCGCGCGGCTTCATGTGAGTTGGAAAAAAGCCCAAAGCATCCTTGTTCTGTTCGGAGCCCCCTCAAAGGGGCTGCATGAAATTGCGCGTGATGAAGGCGTAAACTTGAATGACTTGGTGAATTATGTTTTAAACACGGTGCCTGGGCAGGGAACCGAAACGGTGCGGACTGAAGAAGCATTTTTGGCGACGTTGGCTGTGCTGAATGTGCAGTTTGTAGAATCTGCATGA
- a CDS encoding inositol-3-phosphate synthase: MPKTKVALIGVGNCASALIQGLQYYSKTGMNGLRNPSLGGLTPTDIEVVAAFDVDERKVGKDLAQALFAPPNNTPKAAEVPSTGVTVQKGPLLDGVGDSAKTVVELSSAPDCDVASVLKQAGAEIAVNLLPSGAAKASEFYAEQAIAAGCGFINVTPNFIASNSSWANRFEEAGLPLVGDDLVDQVGSTALHKTLLQLLSKNGVKIDETYQLDVGGGTESLDTMERTRDVKRNIKTEAVASSLPYKTEVVAGSTDYVDFLQNKRDSYFWISGSYFCGAPMRIDLKFSTVDAPNAGSVLLDVVRAVKLALNKKQKGPVEAVCAYGFKHPPKLLALEAAEEVFQQFIAQNA, from the coding sequence ATGCCCAAAACTAAAGTTGCATTAATCGGCGTAGGAAACTGCGCTTCAGCCTTAATCCAAGGACTCCAATATTACAGCAAAACAGGCATGAATGGGCTGCGAAACCCCAGCTTAGGCGGCTTAACACCAACCGACATAGAAGTCGTCGCGGCATTTGACGTAGACGAACGCAAAGTCGGCAAAGACCTCGCCCAAGCCCTGTTTGCCCCACCAAACAACACCCCCAAAGCAGCCGAAGTCCCCTCCACGGGCGTAACCGTGCAGAAAGGTCCCCTGTTGGACGGCGTGGGCGACTCAGCCAAAACAGTCGTCGAATTAAGCAGCGCCCCCGACTGCGATGTTGCCTCCGTTTTGAAGCAAGCAGGCGCAGAAATCGCGGTTAACCTGCTGCCCAGCGGCGCAGCCAAAGCCTCCGAATTCTACGCTGAGCAAGCTATCGCGGCAGGATGCGGCTTCATAAACGTCACCCCCAACTTCATCGCCAGCAACTCCTCGTGGGCTAACCGGTTTGAGGAGGCGGGTTTGCCCCTTGTGGGCGACGACCTTGTGGACCAAGTGGGCTCCACCGCCTTGCACAAGACCCTGCTGCAGTTGCTGAGCAAAAACGGCGTAAAAATCGACGAAACCTACCAGTTAGATGTGGGCGGCGGAACCGAATCCCTTGACACCATGGAACGCACACGCGACGTGAAACGCAACATCAAAACTGAAGCCGTTGCTTCTTCGTTGCCCTACAAGACTGAGGTTGTGGCTGGCAGCACGGACTACGTGGATTTCTTGCAGAACAAACGGGACAGTTACTTCTGGATAAGCGGGTCATACTTCTGCGGTGCCCCCATGCGCATAGACCTCAAATTCAGCACCGTTGACGCCCCCAACGCTGGCAGCGTCCTCTTGGATGTTGTCCGAGCAGTCAAGCTGGCGTTGAACAAGAAACAGAAAGGCCCTGTGGAAGCGGTCTGCGCTTATGGGTTTAAGCATCCGCCCAAGCTTTTGGCGTTGGAAGCTGCTGAAGAAGTCTTCCAGCAATTCATCGCTCAAAACGCTTAA
- a CDS encoding CxxC-x17-CxxC domain-containing protein, producing the protein MSQKTMFEAKCTDCGKIALVPFKPTEGKPVYCKECFSKHSKKPANTNRPPRKNDSAPAPTPIVIGKEGWARRRDTGFARKEAESAGAFHKFTPAP; encoded by the coding sequence ATGTCGCAGAAAACAATGTTTGAAGCAAAATGCACTGACTGTGGAAAAATTGCGTTGGTTCCATTCAAGCCGACTGAAGGCAAGCCTGTTTACTGTAAGGAATGTTTCTCTAAGCACAGCAAGAAACCCGCAAACACGAACCGTCCGCCACGCAAGAACGATTCAGCTCCCGCTCCAACTCCAATTGTCATCGGCAAAGAAGGTTGGGCAAGGCGACGGGATACCGGGTTTGCACGTAAAGAGGCTGAGTCCGCTGGGGCTTTCCACAAGTTTACTCCAGCACCATAA